A segment of the Acidimicrobiales bacterium genome:
GCGTGCGCAACGGGGCTCGCCCAGGTCCGAGCACGCGGCGGCCGGCTGTTCATCCTGGGCGTGGGCGGGTCGGCCGGCCATGCCTCGCACGCCGTGAACGACTTCCGGAAGCTGTGCGACGTCGAGGCCTACGCCCCCACCGACAACGTGAGCGAGCTCACCGCCCGCACGAACGACGAGGGGTGGGACACCACGTTCGTGGAGTGGCTCCGGTGCTCCCGGCTCGACGAGCGCGACGGGGTCCTCGTGTTCTCCGTCGGCGGAGGCGACCAGGAGCGACAGGTGTCGGTGAACCTGGTCCGCGCCCTCGAGCTGGCCGTGGACCGACGCGCGGCGATCTTCGGCATCGTCGGCCGCCACGGCGGGTTCACGGCCAAGGTGGCCACGGCGAGCATCGTCGTGCCCCCGCTCCACGCCGACCGCATCACCCCGCACACCGAGGGCCTGTGCGCGGTGCTCTGGCACCTCCTCGTCAGCCACCCGGCCCTGGCGGCCAACAGCACCAAGTGGGAAGGGCTCGCGTGACGGCGCCGGGAGCACAGGTCGCCGCGGGGACGAGGTACTGCATCGTCGGGGGCGCCGGCTTCATCGGCAGCCACTTCGTCGACAGGCTCCTGGCCGACGACGCCGTGGCCGGCGTCACCGTGTACGACAACTTCTCGTCGGGGCGCCACTGGCACCTGGAGCACCACACCGACGATCGGTTGCAGGTCGTGGAGGCAGACGTCCGCGACCTGGCTCCCCTGGTGACGGCCATGTCGGGCTGCGACACCGTGATCCACCTGGCGTCGAACCCCGACATCGCCCGGGCGGCGACGGAGCCGGCTGTCGACTTCGACCAGGGCACACTTCTCACCCACCATGTCGCCGAGGCTGCCCGCCTGTCGTCGGTGTCGCTCATCCTGTACGCCTCGGGCAGCGGCGTGTACGGCGACCTGGGCGAGACCGAGGCCGACGAGGACTTCGGCCCCCTCATCCCGGTCTCCACCTACGGCGCCAGCAAGCTGGCGGGCGAGGCGCTCATCGCGTCGTACTGCTTCATGTTCGACCTGAACGCATGCGTCTTCCGCTTCGGCAACGTGGTGGGTCCCCGCCAGACGCACGGGGTCGGGTACGACTTCGTGCGGCGGCTGCTCGAGGATCCGACCGGGCTCCACATCCTCGGGGACGGCAAGCAGAGCAAGTCCTACGTGCACGT
Coding sequences within it:
- a CDS encoding SIS domain-containing protein translates to MTFSDAFIAESIEILGAVDTAAVEACATGLAQVRARGGRLFILGVGGSAGHASHAVNDFRKLCDVEAYAPTDNVSELTARTNDEGWDTTFVEWLRCSRLDERDGVLVFSVGGGDQERQVSVNLVRALELAVDRRAAIFGIVGRHGGFTAKVATASIVVPPLHADRITPHTEGLCAVLWHLLVSHPALAANSTKWEGLA
- a CDS encoding NAD-dependent epimerase/dehydratase family protein; its protein translation is MTAPGAQVAAGTRYCIVGGAGFIGSHFVDRLLADDAVAGVTVYDNFSSGRHWHLEHHTDDRLQVVEADVRDLAPLVTAMSGCDTVIHLASNPDIARAATEPAVDFDQGTLLTHHVAEAARLSSVSLILYASGSGVYGDLGETEADEDFGPLIPVSTYGASKLAGEALIASYCFMFDLNACVFRFGNVVGPRQTHGVGYDFVRRLLEDPTGLHILGDGKQSKSYVHVSDIVDAVLLAGSCAPRPFRSFNVATGDYITVQEIAELALEVLGIESTTFHFTGGDRGWKGDVPVVRVNTDRIRALGWSNAMSSRQALEASLRSMVVDARSGRLT